The Chryseobacterium indologenes genomic sequence GAAATTACAGGAACCAACAACTATTATCCATTTGGGTTAAACCATATCGGAGGAGGTAATATTTCACCTTTCTTTAACTATCATTCCTATAAATTTGGAAGCAAAGAACTTCAGGAAACAGGGATGTATGATTTTGGAGCGAGGATGTATATGCCTGATCTGGGAAGATGGGGAGTGATAGATCCTATGGCAGAAGCCATGAGAAGGTATTCTCCTTATAACTATGCTTTCAATAACCCGATCAGTTTCATAGATCCAGATGGAAGAAAACCTCGTCAGTTTGCCATGCCTACGGATGCGAGACCTGATGCTCCTTCAGGATGGATCAATCCTAACTGGTTAGGAAGAGGAGATGCGACTTTTGGATCTATAGAAACAGGATATGGAGGTAGTTATGGATTTGGCTCTTTATATCCACAATCAAATGGAGTTGATAACAGTTATCTTCTTAATGATCTTTTGGCAGGCTGGAAAACAAGAGGAATTAATATCGATATTTCAGGAAATGGTAATCTTACTTACTGGACCGGAAATCCAACATTTATTAAAGGTTATTCTACAAATAATGATGTTTATGGAGAATATCATCTGGGCGTATTGAATTCAATAACAGTTAAAAATGGTGATATTCCATTAGATGCCTATAAAAACTGGGCAGATTGGGGATCAACTGCTGTGGGTGGAGGATTTGATTATCTGGCCAAAAGAAGAACAGCTCTTTACAATAGTGGAAATTGGATTGATAACCTTGGACAAATGAGAAGTACTTCCTATGCAGGAAGAGCTAGGGGATCATTAATAGGGCTTAGAAGTGACTATTTAAGAACTACTGCGATGTATGGGAAATATGCGAAAAGAGCCGGTTATGTAGGTTATGCAATTAGCGCAGGACAAATAGGTTATGGTATGATTCAAGATGGCGGAAAATTTGGCGTTAAAGCTAAAGTGGCAACAACAGGTGTAGTTGGTGGAATGGCAGGTGCAGCAGCTGGAGCATGGGCAGTGGGTAAACTTGGAGGACTGATTGGATCACTGATTGGGCCAGAAGGAACAGCTGGTGGAGCTGTAATTGGAGGCGTTGTTGGGGGAATTGTTGGAGGCTTTTGGGGAGGTGAAATTGCTGAGGATTGGGCTGATGGAATATTAAATAGACCTAGTAATATTAAATAAAATAAATAAAAATGAATACAATTGAAATAAAAGGCAGTAAAACAAAATTATCACTATTACTATTAGGATCACTAATCTTTCTTTTTTTAGGATTATTTTTGGCTTTTAAACCTAATAGATTTATTTCTACAATATTTAAAAGTGAGACATTTATAAGTTTAGCAGGGATTTTAGCTATATTGTTTGCAGTTTTATGCTTAAGCATTTTAATTAAAAATTTCTTCAATAGATCTTTTAATCTTGTTATAGATAAAAAGGGATTAATGATAATTCCAGTTTTGCAGGTGTAGGAATGATTTTATGGGAAGATATTGTTTCAATAAAAAAGACTACTGTCTTTTCAACGAAATTTTTGCTGATAGAGGTCAAAAATCCAGATAAGTATATACGTGTTGACAGTAAATTAAAGAAAAGGATTCTGGAAAATAATTTAAGAACATATGGTACTCCAATAGCTATATCAGCCAATACACTGGCTTTTAACTTTGATAAACTAGAAGAAGTGATACTTAAGTCATTTAATGAATATAAAAATTGACAGGATTAACCCCTGCTGGCGAGCGTCTCGACTGTGTCCCGTAAGTAAAAGTAAAACCCACTGCATTACAGTGGGTTTACTATAAAAAACCGTTATATTTACCAAAGACCACCTTGACAGACAAGTAAAAGAGAATCTTTTACGCAGGCTGCGAACGCAGTTCAGTACGGGTAAGTTTCGCAAGAAACAGCGCACGCGCTCCTGAAATTACCGGAACCAACAACTATTATCCATTTGGGTTAAACCAAATTGGCGGAGGGAAATCTCCTTTTTCCAATTACCATGCGTATAAGTTCGGAGGTAAAGAACTTCAGGAAACAGGGATGTATGATTTTGGAGCAAGGATGTATATGCCAGATTTAGGAAGATGGGGCGTGATAGATCCATTGGCTGAAACGATGAGAAGATATTCTCCTTATAATTATGCCTTTAACAACCCGATAAGCTTTATAGATCCTGATGGAATGGCTCCCTTGAATCAATTTAGGATGATGTCAGATTCTCGTCCTGATGCAACTTCAGGTTGGACAAACCCCAATTGGTTGGGAAGAGGATCATACGGTAATATAGATTATGGAGAAACTTTAGCCCCTGGCGGCGGTGGCGGTGTTTATGAAACTGATTATGAAACTGTATATGAAGGAAGTTATGCAAGAGATGCTTTTTCAGATATGGTGTCGGGCAATCCTCCTCGGTCTAAGAATAAAAAGCCAAATTTTCTTCAAAAAATTGGAAACTTCTTTAATAAATTATTGGGTAATAATAAAGGCGTCGGTATTACAACATTTGCTGCTGGAGCACAGGTCAGTAGAATTGTTCAGATTGGAGAGTTAATTCAGTTAAATGCACAAGCTTTTTATAGTGCTAGTGGTACTTTAGCAACTCGTAGTATTTGGGCATTACCATTAATATTGAATGGGGATAGCTCTCATGCACGTGGTTATGATATACCTATTACAGGTACAACAGATGTACCGGCAGATGAGTCGGAACAGAGAATAACATTATACCGAGGGGTTTGTGTAGGGCACTATGATTATAAAAATGCTCTCAAAGGTATGGCAGTACCATTAGGAGGGCATAATGATCCTGACTCGCATAATTGGGGAGATACGGAAAGTGTTTTTACATCGTGGACAACTAATATAAATATTGCCCTTAAATTTGCAAATAAAAATGGGTCAGGAGGTGTACTTTTATCAAAAGATTTTCTAGTTCGTGAAACTATACCGAGCCCAGATACATATAATGAGCAAGAAATATTAATACAAGGAATTGTTACTGGAGCATTTCCTTTCATTCAAAAAAGATAAAAATGGAGACAACTAATATAGATCAAATATTAACTTTGTTTCGTGATAACTATAATAATCATCTATATTCAATCATTTATGAGTATTTAGATGGTTTAACAGTATTAAAATATATTTTAATAGATAAAAGCAAAGCTATTTCAATATATACATTACGAAGTGAAATAAATAGTTTTAATGATTCCAAAATTTCAGGTTATGATGAATTATTAAAGAATCTGCTAGATTATAATGATAAAAAAGTTATAATTAGTAATTTCAATTATAAAAATAATGATATAACTATTTTTATTAGTGATAAAATGGACAAAGTTTTGGGAATATTAAATCAAAAAACAAATTAATATCCTCCTACTGCTTCCAGTTGGCGCGAGCATCCTGCTCGTGTCCTTTCAATAAAAGTAAAAACCACTGCAACTGTAGTGGTTTTACTATAAGAAAAACCGTTATATTTAGCAAGCGAGTAAAAGTGAAGCTTTTACGAAGGCTGTGAACGTAGTCCAGTAAGGGTAAGTTTCGCGAGAAACAGCACAGGTGCTCCTGAAATTACCGGAACCAACAACTATTATCCATTTGGGTTAAACCACATTGGAGGAGGAAAATCTCCTTTTTCCAATTACCATGCGTATAAGTTCGGAGGTAAAGAGCTTCAGGAAACAGGGATGTATGACTTTGGAGCCAGGATGTATATGCCAGATTTAGGAAGATGGGGCGTGATAGATCCTATGGCAGAAGCTATGAGAAGGTATTCTCCCTACAATTATGCCTTCAATAATCCTATAAGCTTTATAGATCCTGATGGTATGAAACCTCGTCAATTTGCCATGCCTACGGATGCGAGACCTGATGCGCCTTCAGGCTGGATTAATCCTAACTGGTTAGGAAGAGGAGATGCTACTTTTGGATCTATAGAAACTGGATATGGAGGTAGTTACGGATTTGGCTCTTTATATCCACAATCAAATGGAACAGACGATAATGATTTGCTTAATGATATTATATCTATATGGGAAAAGAAATTAGGAAAAAAAATAGAAAGAAATAAAAATGGAGATTTTTATTGGTGGAAAGATTATAAAGATCCAGATCCAAAGGTAAAGGGCGTTGGGGAGCTTAATATTCTTAAAGTATTTAATAATAGTTTAATGGGAATGGTAAACAATGTAGAAGGAATGAGTAAAAACCTAATGCATTATCAGACAGAAGATTTTTTTAAGGATACGGAAAAGCATTTAAATGGACAATTAGGAAATGCTAATATCGTAATAGATGAATATAATAAATTATCCAATGTAAATAAAATAAATGCCTCGACATTTCTTTCGGCAGTTAGTGGTATTAGAGCAGGAAAGATTTTAAGATCAACCGAGGGATTTATGAAATCGGTAGGTAAAATTTCTAAAAGATTAGGCTATGTTGGTACTGCTTTAACTGCTGGGGTAACTTTATATGAGTTTGGAACTGATACTTGGGATGCCCATTCTATCATAAATCTAGGTTTATTAGGAGCCACTGCTGTAGCAACATTTGTAACGGCTCCTGCCATAGTTGCAGCTGCACCAGCTATTTTGGCTGGAATTGCAATATATGGTGTAGCAGATTATATGTTCGGTATTGGTGACCAATTAGATGAAAGTATTGGTAGAAAGTCTACAATATGGTACCCATAAATGATTTGAAAATGAAAGAATATAAATTAAATAATTTTTCAATAAAAAAACTATCACTATACACGGTTGTTTCTTTTATTATAATAATACTATTTACAGTTTTAACTTCTATTTACTTTAATCCTAAGATTTATCCGGCAATAGTACTTTTTATATTAAGTGTTATTAGTTTTGTTTTAATAAAAAAGAATTCTATGAATACTTACAATATATCTTTAGACAATAATTATATTTCTTTTAATAATAAAAAAATTGATTTATCACATATTAGTAATTATAGCTTTAGTGAAACTGAAAATTATTACGGATGTAGATTAGTTTTTAGTTCTTATAAAATTTTTTAAATATCCCTAAAAAAGAGACTAGTGATTATTTAGATTTTAAAAAACATTTTATTGAGATTATTAATTTGAAGAATAAAGATAGAATTAACAATCCAATTATTGAATATAATTGGTATAAGACGAAATCTTCTAGAATATATGGCTATTTTGTGATTAGTATAATGTTAACATGGCTTATGTTAATGATTATATTCCCCGGTAAATTGAATTTATCCAATATAGGATTGTTTTTAATTGTTACCGCTGGCTTAAGTCCTATAGTCTATAGAATTTTTGGTAATGATAGGTTTAAATGATTTTTTATTCTATCCTCTGGGGCGAGCATCTCGCTCATCCTTGAACAATGATAAAGCCACTGTTATCTCAGTGGTTTTCTTATAAAACAGCTATATTTACCATACAAAGACCACCTTTACAGACGAGTAAAAGAGAACCTTTTACTGCGAACGCAGTTCAGTACGGGTAAGTTTCGCAAGAAACAGCGCAGGTGCTCCTGAAATTACCGGAACCAACAACTATTATCCATTTGGGCTTAACCATATCGGAGGCGGAAATATTTCACCTTTCTCTAACTATCATTCTTATAAATTTGGAAGCAAAGAACTTCAGGAAACAGGGATGTATGATTTTGGAGCGAGGATGTATATGCCTGATCTGGGAAGATGGGGCGTGATAGATCCTATGGCGGAGATAATGAGACGCCATAGTCCTTATAACTATGCTTTCAATAACCCGATCAGTTTTATCGATCCTGATGGAATGGCTCCCTTGAACCAATTTAGGATGATGTCAGATTCTCGTCCTGATGCGACTTCCGGTTGGACAAACCCCAATTGGTTGGGAAGAGGATCATACGGTAATATAGATTATGGAGAAACTTTAGCACCTGGAGGTGGTGGAGGTGTTTATGAAACTGATTATGGAACTGTATATGAAGGAAGTTATGCGAGAGATGCTTTTTCAGATTTGGTGTCGGGCAACCCTCCTCGATCTAAAAATAATGGAAGTATTTGGAATAAAATAGGTGGCTTTTTTAGAGGATTGTTTGGGAGTGAAAAACGTGCAAAGGTTGAAGCTGGCCCTGCTGTTGAAATAACAGAATCACAATTTAAAATAGGTGATATAACAGGACTTTTATTACAAACCTTTTTGTTTGGAAATACAGATCCTTATTCAGCAATTGGAAATATGGGAGTAGGACCTTATGCTGAAGAAAGAGAAAATGTAGGGATAGTTGGTATGCTTTTTATTAATCCAGAGGCTGCTGCTGAGGGATTAGAAAGAAAGGCACTTTCAAGAGCTGCAATGTCAAAGATTTGGGGAGCGAGTTCTTTAAGAATTGATCCAGAGAACTTACCAAAAACTGTAACAAATGATTTCATTAATATCTTAGCAGGGAGAGGTAATCCGATAATGAGAAATGGAGTACAAGAAACAGTAAGACATAACGTTAAGTGGGCGGGAGCTTTAGAATGGAAAATAAAAGATATCCCTGGAAGTACATTAAATGGTAGTAGAATTATTCAACATCCAGATGGAAGATGGGGGGGTGTTTTTGATCACGATTATACTAAAATTATACAAATACCAACAAGTTCAGCAGTAAAATGGAAATAAAATTTTTATCAGAAGAAAAATCGTTATTGACAACGAAATATATAAAGCTCATTCGTAAAAAAGATTTTGACAAAATAGTTATTAAAAGAGATGATATTAAGGCTATCAATCTTCAATTTGGAGAAATTTCTAAGCAAGATATAATTATTAGAGTTTCTTTTAAAAGCCTTAAAGCTTTTAGAAACGATTATTTTTTTAATGTCTTAGATATCTTAATTAAAAACAGAGAAATTGTTTTAACAGGAACTCTTGACGATCCTTTATGGATATATAATCAGGGGTATATAGATAATTTTAAACTTCTCACTGATAAAAAAGAAAAAATAAAATGGTATGAATTAAGTGATAAACAAAAGTACTATTACTTAAGAGGTTGTTTCCTATTGAATGGAGTTAGAGAAACAATAGATAATATGAATCAGGTTATAGAAATTGACTTGTCAAAAGTTAGAACCGATTTGGATGTCTATTATGAAATTGGTAAAGCTTTCTTTAATTCATATGGATATTTTGGAACCGAAATAAATTCATTTATAGATTGTTTATGTAATATTGATGAATCAATGAAAAAAAGAGAAAAAATGCCGGTGTTAAAAATAAAGGGATATAAGAACTTTGAAAATTACTTTTCAAACAATATTTTATTTGATGACTTTTACCAAGAATTTGCTAAGAGTGGTT encodes the following:
- a CDS encoding RHS repeat-associated core domain-containing protein, encoding MTGTNNYYPFGLNHIGGGKSPFSNYHAYKFGGKELQETGMYDFGARMYMPDLGRWGVIDPMAEAMRRYSPYNYAFNNPISFIDPDGMKPRQFAMPTDARPDAPSGWINPNWLGRGDATFGSIETGYGGSYGFGSLYPQSNGTDDNDLLNDIISIWEKKLGKKIERNKNGDFYWWKDYKDPDPKVKGVGELNILKVFNNSLMGMVNNVEGMSKNLMHYQTEDFFKDTEKHLNGQLGNANIVIDEYNKLSNVNKINASTFLSAVSGIRAGKILRSTEGFMKSVGKISKRLGYVGTALTAGVTLYEFGTDTWDAHSIINLGLLGATAVATFVTAPAIVAAAPAILAGIAIYGVADYMFGIGDQLDESIGRKSTIWYP
- a CDS encoding RHS repeat-associated core domain-containing protein; the encoded protein is MTGTNNYYPFGLNHIGGGNISPFSNYHSYKFGSKELQETGMYDFGARMYMPDLGRWGVIDPMAEIMRRHSPYNYAFNNPISFIDPDGMAPLNQFRMMSDSRPDATSGWTNPNWLGRGSYGNIDYGETLAPGGGGGVYETDYGTVYEGSYARDAFSDLVSGNPPRSKNNGSIWNKIGGFFRGLFGSEKRAKVEAGPAVEITESQFKIGDITGLLLQTFLFGNTDPYSAIGNMGVGPYAEERENVGIVGMLFINPEAAAEGLERKALSRAAMSKIWGASSLRIDPENLPKTVTNDFINILAGRGNPIMRNGVQETVRHNVKWAGALEWKIKDIPGSTLNGSRIIQHPDGRWGGVFDHDYTKIIQIPTSSAVKWK
- a CDS encoding barstar family protein, which codes for MEIKFLSEEKSLLTTKYIKLIRKKDFDKIVIKRDDIKAINLQFGEISKQDIIIRVSFKSLKAFRNDYFFNVLDILIKNREIVLTGTLDDPLWIYNQGYIDNFKLLTDKKEKIKWYELSDKQKYYYLRGCFLLNGVRETIDNMNQVIEIDLSKVRTDLDVYYEIGKAFFNSYGYFGTEINSFIDCLCNIDESMKKREKMPVLKIKGYKNFENYFSNNILFDDFYQEFAKSGFEITNSK
- a CDS encoding RHS repeat-associated core domain-containing protein, which produces MFYAGCERSSVRVSFARNSARAPEITGTNNYYPFGLNQIGGGKSPFSNYHAYKFGGKELQETGMYDFGARMYMPDLGRWGVIDPLAETMRRYSPYNYAFNNPISFIDPDGMAPLNQFRMMSDSRPDATSGWTNPNWLGRGSYGNIDYGETLAPGGGGGVYETDYETVYEGSYARDAFSDMVSGNPPRSKNKKPNFLQKIGNFFNKLLGNNKGVGITTFAAGAQVSRIVQIGELIQLNAQAFYSASGTLATRSIWALPLILNGDSSHARGYDIPITGTTDVPADESEQRITLYRGVCVGHYDYKNALKGMAVPLGGHNDPDSHNWGDTESVFTSWTTNINIALKFANKNGSGGVLLSKDFLVRETIPSPDTYNEQEILIQGIVTGAFPFIQKR